The segment GAGTAGCCACGCCGCGTGTGAACCGTAATGAATTGCCGATCGCAGTCCTTACATCGATAGTTCTGTTTGCCCTGCCGATGCCCATTCTTTCGGATCATGCTAGACCCACAATACGGACAGTTCATAATTATTGTATACAAAAGCTGTATGAAATCTTGTATACAATAATTAGGTAAACAATTCAAGATTTTGTCGCTAAGATTTAGATACGGCAACAGCGAAAAAGCTGATGGAACTCAGAGCCGACAAATTTATGAAAATTAAAGTAATCAACCCGAACACCAGTGCGAGTATGACTGAGCAAATTGGTGCTACAGCGCGGAGCATTGCCAGTCGAGAAACAGAAATCGTGGCGGTCAATCCAGACATGGGACCTGTTTCGATCGAAGGGTTTTACGATGAGGCTTTGAGTGTGATCGGTGTCCTGGATGAAATTCGCAAGGGTGAAGCCCAGGGGACAGATGGTTATGTGATTGCTTGTTTTGGTGATCCTGGATTGTATGCAGCGCGTGAACTGGCACGAGGTCCTGTGATTGGGATCGCAGAGGCTGCAATGCGTACCGCAGTCTTGCTCTCTTCAGAATTCTCGATTGTGACTACGTTGGCTCGGACTCGAATCATTGCTCAGCATTTAGTCGATCGATATGGAATGAATCAATTTTGTCGGAACATTCGATCGATCGATCTTCCGGTATTGAGCATTGAGACAGATACAAAAGCACAGACTGCAATTTTGGAAGAGTGTTATCGAGCCATTAAGGTGGATCAAGTTGGTGCGATCGTCTTAGGGTGTGGTGGAATGGCGCATCTTGCAGTTCAACTGACTCAGGAACTCAATGTTCCGGTTATCGATGGAGTGAGCGCTGCGGTGAAATTGGCTGAAGCAGTGATCTCGCTCAAGCTCAAAACGAGCAAAGCTGGAAGCTACGCATTCCCGATCGCGAAACCTTATACAGGAATTTTTCAATCTTTTTCCTCGTCGGAAAATCCATAGGAGAACAGTTTAGAATCGTGAATCAGAATAGTTCACAGCCTTGCAGATGAAAGTTGCGCCTACACAAACGAAATCCGTCGATCAATATTTGACCAACCTGTACAAACAGTTTTTCAACGCTTATTTTTGGCGTAAGGGATTTAATTGCTTGAGTTGCTGAGATTGTTCTTTTAACCGAATTGCTAAGCGATCGCACACCAACTCACATAGTTCAAAAATTAGCGGATCAGTGATTTCGTAGTAAACGCTCACGCCTTGGGGCTGCCGAGAGACAAGACCTGCTTGCGCTAGAATCTTCAGATGTTTCGACACATTGGCTTGCCCTAATCCCGTTTCGTCAATAATCTCGCTTACATTCTTAGCTCCCGATCTCAGGCTACACAAAACTTGAAGCCGACTCGTCTCGGACAATACTTTAAAGTAATCTGCTACAGGAGCTAATGCTGTAGGAGAAGCTTGCAACTTCGATCGACTCGCCATATCAATTCTTAATCTATTACCGTATGACAATATTATAGGATAAAGAATCTCAAGTTTTGGAAAGTCAGCAGACCTTAAGTGAAATCGAACATTGCTAGGCATTGCTATCTTGTCAAACAGATGAGCGAAGCTCTCAAAATTAATCTGTTCAAAATTAATCTGTTCAAACAAGAGCGTCACAATTTTTTCGCTTAGATTGAGTGCGCTCTCTTCGATCCAAGGGGACAACCTGTTTTCTGCGGAGAGGCAGAAGCAAAAGGGATAAATGCCTAATTTCAGTGTGCTTTGATAAATCTTAAATTTCCGCCAATACATTCTTGCTTTTATACTACTAATTCGTTATATAATGAATTCACGAGATTTAATGACTTCTTCCTGAACAATCTCAGCGATCGAGAGTAAGCCTGCTCCTAGTTTGCGCTGCTTAGATTCTGCTTGAGATAGATTTGCACTTGAAAAAAAGCGTTCTTTGTAAACGAGACGCTCATTTGGAGAATTGACTATGAACCTTTTTGGCACTCATCCTTCCCAAACCCTTAATGCCCAAACCTTGAAACAACAGCTTGATCAAGACACCGTTATCCTCGTTGATGTTCGTGAACCCTTTGAATATCACAAAGAACATATTCCCGGTGCAATTCTTGTGCCCTTGTCCCGATTCAATGCTCAACTCATTCCTCAAACGGCTAAGCGGGTTGTGCTTTATTGTCGTTCGGGTCATCGCTCTGCGATCGCTGCTCGGAAGTTACTGAAGGCAGGTTTTTTGGATGTCATTCAACTCGAGCATGGAATCGGTGCTTGGAGACAATTCGGATATCCGCTCGAAGTTGGAAAGGGAGCATAATGATGATTTGGATCATTGGACATCTTCTCGCTGTTGGTATTGGACTCAGCTTGGGCTTGATTGGCGGGGGTGGCTCGGTGCTAGCACTGCCTATTCTGGTCTATGTGATGGGTGTTGCGCCGAAATCCGCGATCGCGATGACGTTAGTGATTGTCGGGACAGTCAGCTTACTCGGTGTGATTCCGCATTGGAAAGCTGGAAACGTCAGCCTTAAGACCGCTTTGGTGTTTGGTGGAGCAACGATGATTGGGGCATTTGTGGGAGCGAAAATTGCCGCGCTGCCCTTTGTATCTGGAACCTTTCAAATGCTTTTGTTTGCGGTGATGATGGTGCTGGCAGCAGGATTTATGATTCAGAAGAGTGCTAAACGCACTCGATCGAGCGAATTGGACTTCTATCCAAAGCCTGTCTGCAAGTACTGTTGGCTCTGGTTGTTGACCGAAGGAATTGGTGTTGGAGTCTTGACTGGACTGGTGGGAGTTGGAGGCGGATTTGCGATCGTGCCTGCGTTGGTGCTGCTTGGTCGCGTCCCGATGAAGCAAGCGATCGGCACATCACTGCTCGTGATTGTCTTAAACTCGGTCGCCGGATTTCTCGGCTATCTGGGGCAAGTGCCGTTGGATTGGGAATTGATGGGATCGTTTATTGTGGCAGCGAGCCTCGGCACAATTCCTGGCGCATATCTCGCCCGATTTGTGCCAGCGCGACGATTACAACAGACGTTTGGCTATTTTCTGTTAGCCGTCGCAGCCTTTGTTCTTGCGCAAAATCGTCATAGCTTCAAACTCTCTCAATCTCATAACAGCGTTCACGCACAAGTCATTCAACAATCAAGTAGACAATTATGACTTTACTGTATTACTATATAGTAAGATAATGAATCAAAAGCCTTTTGTTTGGAGTTTACTCTCATGCTATTCCGACAACTCTTTGATGCAGAAACGAGTACTTACACATATCTAATTGCTGATCCAACCACAAAAGAAGCAGTTCTTGTCGATCCGGTTCTCGAACAAGTGGAACGCGATCGCCAGATCCTCAATGAATTAGGCTTGACGCTGAAATTCTGTCTCGAAACGCATATTCACGCGGATCACATCACAGGAACCGCAAAACTCCGAGAAGCAACAGGCTGTTGCGGAATTGTGCCTGAAAATGCCCATGCCGCTTGTGCCGATCGCAAAATTCGAGATCGCGAAGTTCTGGAAGTCGGCAGTGTCCGAATTGAAGCGATCGCAACCCCAGGACATACAGACAGCCATATGGCCTATCTAGTGAATGGCACTCATTTGCTCACTGGAGATGCCTTGTTTATTCGCGGTAGTGGACGGACTGATTTTCAAAGTGGCGACGCTGGAACTTTGTATGATTCTGTGACAGAACGCTTGTTCACTCTACCAGAAGCAACGCTTGTTTATCCTGGACATGACTATCGAGGACACACAGTTTCTACGATCGCTGAAGAGAAACAATGGAATCTCCGATTCAGCGGACGCAGCCGCAATGACTTTATTGAATTGATGAACAGCCTCAATTTGCCCAATCCGAAAAAGATGATGGAAGCCGTCCCTGCAAACGAACGCTGCGGCAACTTGATCACAGTTTAGTTTACACAATGATTCACAGAAGAGATACCATGACGATGATGCGATTGAAAGAATTAAAGACGATCGATGCTCAAACTTTGAAACAAGCGATCGACCAAGATACAGTCACGCTGATTGATGTGCGAGAACCCGGAGAGTACGCTGGAGAACATATTCCTGGCGCAACACTTGTTTCGCTTTCTCGCTTTGATCCAGCTAGCATTCCACAGCAGCAAGATAAAAACATTGTCTTGTATTGTCGATCGGGAAATCGATCCGCGATCGCTGCTCAAAAACTATTGGATGCAGGTTTCGAGGACGTCACTCATCTTGCTGATGGACTCGTTGCTTGGAAAGAGGCGGGCTATCCGCCTCAAATCGATCGCGCAGCACCCATCAGTCTGATGCGCCAAGTACAGATTGTGGCTGGATCAGGTGTGGTACTTGGTACACTCTTAGGTGCATTTGTGTCTCCTTGGTTTTTGCTGTTGAGCGGCTTTTTTGGTGCAGGACTTGTATTTTCTGGAGTCACAGATACCTGCATGTTAGCGATGATCCTTGCCAAACTCCCGTACAACCAACGTTATCGCGCTAGATTGTAGTAAACAAAGTGAGCACTGCATCATCTCACAACCCTTGCTTGTGCGGATGATAGCAGGCTCATACAAGTTACTTCAAAGTCGTCTAAGTTTGAAGATTTACCGCTACAAAATTCAGCAAAGGGTAGCTACGTTCCAGAAATAATTGCTGCTGGCAATGATGTTCAAGCACTTGTTCTGTAGAACTGTGGCTACTTTTTACTTCGATCGCTAGAATCGCGAGTAGAAGAAAAAGTGCAACTGTTAGTATCTCCTTCGATCATCTCCAGCAGCAATCAGATATATTGAAAGAACAGCATTGAGTGATTGTTTCGCTTCATTTTTCTCAATGACTGAAGAATAAGAATCGCTTCATTTTCTGAATTCAGGAGAAGAAACTATGATTCATCGCCAACCTATTCTCTACAGTCTTGCAGGTCTTCTCGCAGGTGGTGTGCTCACCGCTTTGATTCTGCTGACGGCTAGACCCACAGCCCCCTCGAATTCCTCGAATTCTGATCCCGTATCCAATTCAACTACGGCTCCTGCAAATCCCGCTTCTGTTCCTGTTAGATCCCGGATAATGGGACAAACCGATCAACACTTCATTGTGATGATGATTCCGCATCATGAGGATGCTGTAGCGATGGCTGACTTAGCATCGAATCGCGCTCAGCATTCTGAACTGAAAGCTCTAGCACGATCGATTAAAACGACCCAAACCCGTGAAATTCAGGAGATGCAAACCTGGTACAAGCAGTGGTATGGCACAACGGTTCCGCAATGGCAACCAGGAATGGGAATCAAGAGTCCGAGCAACCAGTTGGCTCGATCAGCGGGTTCTCCTGGTTGGGGGATGGGAATGATGGGGCATAGAGGCATGATGGGAATGCGCACAGATTTGGTAGCGCTGCAAAATGCCAAAGACTTCGATCGTACCTTCATCGAAGAGATGATTCCACATCATCAAATGGCAGTCATGATGGCACAAATGGTACTGACGAACTCTCAGCATCCTGAAATTCAGCGTTTAGCGGAATCCATTGTTAAAACTCAAACTGCAGAGATTAACCAGATGCAGCAGTGGTATCAGACTTGGTATCCGTCCCAAACCCAATAGAACTTCTTGAGGGCAGACACTCAAGATTCAGCCGATTTCACTCCAACCCTAAACCGGAGAAACACTTCAGATGAGTTATTACTTCAGCAAAATGCTCCATACCTCTTTTGATCAAGCCATTGAACAAGTGAATCAAAGTTTGAAGCAGCAAGGATTTGGCGTTCTCACGGAAATCGATGTGCAAAACACGCTGAAAAAGAAACTTGATGTCGAAATGCCAGCCTACAAAATCCTAGGAGCT is part of the Leptolyngbya boryana PCC 6306 genome and harbors:
- a CDS encoding MBL fold metallo-hydrolase — encoded protein: MLFRQLFDAETSTYTYLIADPTTKEAVLVDPVLEQVERDRQILNELGLTLKFCLETHIHADHITGTAKLREATGCCGIVPENAHAACADRKIRDREVLEVGSVRIEAIATPGHTDSHMAYLVNGTHLLTGDALFIRGSGRTDFQSGDAGTLYDSVTERLFTLPEATLVYPGHDYRGHTVSTIAEEKQWNLRFSGRSRNDFIELMNSLNLPNPKKMMEAVPANERCGNLITV
- a CDS encoding ArsR/SmtB family transcription factor, yielding MASRSKLQASPTALAPVADYFKVLSETSRLQVLCSLRSGAKNVSEIIDETGLGQANVSKHLKILAQAGLVSRQPQGVSVYYEITDPLIFELCELVCDRLAIRLKEQSQQLKQLNPLRQK
- a CDS encoding rhodanese-like domain-containing protein, yielding MIHRRDTMTMMRLKELKTIDAQTLKQAIDQDTVTLIDVREPGEYAGEHIPGATLVSLSRFDPASIPQQQDKNIVLYCRSGNRSAIAAQKLLDAGFEDVTHLADGLVAWKEAGYPPQIDRAAPISLMRQVQIVAGSGVVLGTLLGAFVSPWFLLLSGFFGAGLVFSGVTDTCMLAMILAKLPYNQRYRARL
- a CDS encoding rhodanese-like domain-containing protein, which encodes MNLFGTHPSQTLNAQTLKQQLDQDTVILVDVREPFEYHKEHIPGAILVPLSRFNAQLIPQTAKRVVLYCRSGHRSAIAARKLLKAGFLDVIQLEHGIGAWRQFGYPLEVGKGA
- a CDS encoding aspartate/glutamate racemase family protein, with the translated sequence MKIKVINPNTSASMTEQIGATARSIASRETEIVAVNPDMGPVSIEGFYDEALSVIGVLDEIRKGEAQGTDGYVIACFGDPGLYAARELARGPVIGIAEAAMRTAVLLSSEFSIVTTLARTRIIAQHLVDRYGMNQFCRNIRSIDLPVLSIETDTKAQTAILEECYRAIKVDQVGAIVLGCGGMAHLAVQLTQELNVPVIDGVSAAVKLAEAVISLKLKTSKAGSYAFPIAKPYTGIFQSFSSSENP
- a CDS encoding sulfite exporter TauE/SafE family protein; translated protein: MMIWIIGHLLAVGIGLSLGLIGGGGSVLALPILVYVMGVAPKSAIAMTLVIVGTVSLLGVIPHWKAGNVSLKTALVFGGATMIGAFVGAKIAALPFVSGTFQMLLFAVMMVLAAGFMIQKSAKRTRSSELDFYPKPVCKYCWLWLLTEGIGVGVLTGLVGVGGGFAIVPALVLLGRVPMKQAIGTSLLVIVLNSVAGFLGYLGQVPLDWELMGSFIVAASLGTIPGAYLARFVPARRLQQTFGYFLLAVAAFVLAQNRHSFKLSQSHNSVHAQVIQQSSRQL
- a CDS encoding DUF305 domain-containing protein, with translation MIHRQPILYSLAGLLAGGVLTALILLTARPTAPSNSSNSDPVSNSTTAPANPASVPVRSRIMGQTDQHFIVMMIPHHEDAVAMADLASNRAQHSELKALARSIKTTQTREIQEMQTWYKQWYGTTVPQWQPGMGIKSPSNQLARSAGSPGWGMGMMGHRGMMGMRTDLVALQNAKDFDRTFIEEMIPHHQMAVMMAQMVLTNSQHPEIQRLAESIVKTQTAEINQMQQWYQTWYPSQTQ